CGGCGGCAGGCGGCCCGGGTCATCGGTCAGCGGGCCAACGAGCTGGCCCGGCTGCTCGACCGGCTGCTCTCCTCCTCGGCCGAGGCCTGGCCGGGTGACGGGCCGCCGGCCCCCTTCGACCTCGGCGAGACGCTGCGGGTGGCAATCGCCGACCTGCCCACGGACCTGTTCCGCCGGGTCACCCTCCAGGTGCCGGCCGACCTGCCCAGGGCGGTCGGTCACCGGCAGAGCCTGGCCACCGTGCTGACCGAGCTGGTCACCAACGCCGGCAAGTACTCCCCACCCGGCTCCCTGATCGACGTCACCACCGGAGCCGACGGCCAGACGGTCTGTTTCCGGGTCAGCGACCGGGGCATCGGGGTCCGCCCGGAGCACGTCGAACGGGCCTTCGACCGGTTCTGGCAGGGCGACTCCGGCGACCGGCGCCGCTATCCCGGCACCGGTCTCGGCCTCTATCTCGTCCGCCGGATCGTTGAACAGCAGGATGGCTGGGTATTCCTTCGGCCGAGGAGCGGTGGGGGTACGGTCGCGGAGGTGCGGCTGCCCCGCAGGTGACGGTGGGAATCACGGGGGCGGAAGAGGGGCGGACGTGGCGACGGGAGCGGTCGAACGGGCGTGGTGTGTGGTGGTGCCGCACCACGCCAGCGGGGCACGCACCGCCCGGCACCGGCTCGCCGCCGAGCTGGCCGAGGCCGTCTCCCCGGCGGTGCTGGCGGATCTGGTCGCGGTCCTGGCCGAGCTGGTGGGCAACGCCGTCCGGCACGCCGACCCGCTGCCGGGCGGCGTGGTGCGGGTGGCCTGGCAGCTGCGGGCCACACCCGAGGGGTCGCAGCTCCGGCTGCGGGTCACCGACGGCGGCGCCGCCTGCGCCCCGCGGATCCGCCCGGCGGACACGGACGCGGCCGACGGTCGTGGCCTGCACATCGTCGCCGGCCTGGCCAGCCGCTGGGGCGTGGAACGTGACGGTCTCGGCCAGAGCGTCTGGGCCGACTTCGACCCGGTCCCCGATCGGCCGGCCCTGGTGACCGCCGGCTGAGTGCCGTACACCCGGTCGTCGCGGCAGGGGCGGGTCCGGCCCGCGCCGCCCGGCGGTGGGCTCTAGGCTGTGTCGCCGTGAGCAAGCGTCGAAAGAACCAGCGGGCCGCCACACCGTCCGGCAAGCGGGAGAGGGTGCGCGACGTCTTCGTCCCCCGGCCCTTCGAGGGGCTGACCGACGAGCCCGAGTGGATCGCCCTGCGGGAGCTGGTGCCCGCCGCCACTGCGCCGCTGCGGCTCACGCCGGCACTGGCCGACGAGTACGGTGACCGGCCGGTCACCCTGGCCACCGTGCTGCCGATGGCCGCTCCCGCGATGAGCCGGGCCGACGGGCACGTCCTCATCGGCCTCCAGCGCCACCTCCAGTCCGGTGACGTCTCCCGCGATCTGGCCGAGTCGCTGCTCTGCGCGCTGCGGACCGCGCCGGGCGCCCCGGTCGTGGTGCCGCCGCTGCCCGGCCCCGGTCCCCGGCTCCAGGACATCCTGATCGACGGCCCGCTGGAGGTCACCCTGCACGAGGGCTTCGAGTTCTGGCTGGTCCCGGAGGCCGCCGACGATCCGACCGTGCAGGCGTCCCTGGAACGGGCCAACGCGGCGATCTATCCGACGGTGGGACTGGCCGCGGCGCGGGCCGCGTACTGGTGCCGGGTGCCGGAAAAGGCCCACGTCCGCTGGGTGCTGCCCGAGGGCGAGGACGCCGCCCTGGACGCGCTGGCCCGACTCGGCGCGGCCGGCTCGCTGACCCTTGGCGAGGGGACGAAGTTCGCCGGGATGTTCCGTGCCCACGGGCGCCTCGCGCCGGTCTGGGACCTACCCGAGGAGGCCCCGGCCGGAGACTGGGAGCAGCCGGTCGCCGACTTCGCCAAGCGGTACGCCGACGCCCTGGCGGAGACCGGCCCGCTGGACGCCGCCGCCCGGCGGTCCCGGCAGGGCCTGCTCGGCCGCCAGCTCACCCTCCGCTGACCCAGGTCCCGCCCTGCTCCCGCAGCAGCGGGCAGGACATGCAGCGCGGGCCGCCCCGACCCGAACCCAGCTCGGAGCCGGCGATCGGGATGAGCTCGATCCCGGACCGCTCCAACTGCGCGTTGGTCTCGACGTTGCGCTCGTAGCCGACGCAGAGCCGGGGCGCCAGCGCCAGCGTGTTGTTGCCGTCGTCCCACTGCTCCCGCTCGGCGGTCACCGGGTCGAGCCCGGTGTCGATCACCTTTAGCCGGTCCAGGTCCATCGCGTCGGCGGCCGCCCGCAGGAACGGTGCCGGGCCGTCCACCCGTGGATCCTCGCCGTCCGTGCCGGCGATGACGGTGTACGCCGACAGCGTGCTGGCGACGTTCGGGTACATCAGCACGGTGTCGACGTCGACCATCGTGCAGATGGTGTCCAGATGCATGGTCGCCCGCTCCTGGGCGATCGGGACGACGAGGATGGTGTGTGCGAGCCGGGCCGCGAAGACCCGGCGGGCGAGCCGTTCGGCACCGGCGGGCGTGGTCCGCTCGCCCACCCCGACGGCGAGCACCCCCGGCGCCAGGAGCAGCACGTCGCCGCCCTCCAGATGCTCCAGGCCGGGACGGTAGACGAACTCGGTGCCGGCGAAGCGCGGGTGGTGCCGGTAGATCGCGTCGGTCAGCGTGGTCTCCCGCCGCCGGGCGGGCATCGCCAGGCTCGTCACCCCGACCCGGTTCCCGATCCACAGTGACGAGTCGCGGGTGAACAACAGGTTCGGCAGCGGGTCGATGATGAAGTCGTGGCGGTCCATCAGGGTGTAGACCAGGCCCCCGCGGCGGTCCCGGCCGAGCCGCAGCTCCTCGTGGGCCAGCCCGGCGACGAGGACGCCGGCGAGCGCGGCCGGATCGAGGTACGTCAGGTGCGCGGCGACCCGGGCGCGCAGGGTGTCGCCGAGCCGGGGCGAGGTGAGCACCTGCTCGGTCAGCTCGGCCCGGGCCTCCGCCACGGCCAGCGTCTCGGTGAGCAGGTCGGTGAGATAGAGCACCTCGACGCCCCGCGCGCGCAGCGCACTGGCGAAGGCGTCGTGCTCCTCCTGCGCCCGGCCCACCCATGGGATGGCGTCGAACAGCAGGGAGTCGTTGTTGCGTGGGGTGAGCCGGGCGAGTTCCGGCCCCGGCCGGTGCAACAGCACGGTGCCGAGCCGGCCCACCTCACTGTCCACGTAGTGGGTCACTCCCGAAGCGTAGGGCAGGGTTTGGCGGCATCCGGTAAAACAACCGTGGGTGAATATGGCATTCATCCACAGTCATTCCGGCGCTCCGGCTTGCCGACCACCGGGAGTGGCAACGTAGGGTAGTGAGAACGTAACTTCGAGGGACCTTTTGCCGGAGGTCGCGATGACTGTCTTCCCCGCTCGTCGAGCCGTACCGTCCGCCAGGGCGCTGCCGCCCGTGGCGGTGCCGCACCCACGGGTCGAGGCGACAGGGGTGGTGGCACCTCGCCCTTCCCCGTTGGAGTGGGCCCGCCGTCGCCGGGCCGAGCGGGGCGCCCGACGGCTGGAGGCGGCCGGCGCCCGTGCGCTCGGCCAGCTCGACCATCTCGGGCCGGCGTGGCACGTCATCGACTGGCCCCGCAACGACGCCGAAGCCCTGCTCGACGAGAGCGACGACAATCGCGCCGGGTTCCTCGCCATCGGTCCGAGCGGGCTCTTCGCCGTCACCATCGCCGACCATGGCCGGGCCCGCGTCCTGGTCGCCGGTGACGTGGTGCAGATCAACGGCAAGCGCCCGCCGTACGTCGCCGAGGCGCGCCGGGACGCCAGGCGGGCCAGCAAGGCGCTGACCTCGGCGGTCGGCCACCCGATCCCGGTGACGCCGGTGCTCACCTTCGTGGGCTCGGGGGTGATCAGCGTCTACGGCCTCCCCAAGGACTGCCTCATGGCGACCCACCGGGAGCTCGACCGGCTGCTCGTGGCCGGCGGCAACCGGATCAGCCCGGCCACCGCCGAGAAGCTGTCCCGAGTGGCACAGCACCCGGGCACCTGGTCGGCCGGCGGATACGCACCGGCTGCCGACTACCGGTGGTACGAGGACGGCCGAACGGCCGCTGACAAGCCGGCCGGCCGCCGGTAACGTCAGCGGCGACGCCACGCGGCCGGGCACGGCTCAGCTCCCGCCGGCCCGCGCGTCGCCGACCGGGCACTGATCAGCACCGACGGCCCGGGCGCCCCGCGCGGTCGGCGGTCGCTGCCGCGACCGGCTAGCGTGGACGTACCGTCGGTGTGCATAGGAGGCTCGGTGGCCCACGTCGAACTCTCGCTCTCGGAAGTGTTCGCGCCCTCTGCGGGGACATCGACAGAGCCGGGGTACGACAACATCGGCCGCTGGTCGGCCACGGTGTCCAGCGCCGACGAGCCCTGCCTGCTGATCGACGCCGAGACCCGGGTGATGGCCGTCTCCACCGCCGGTTGCGAGCTGCTCCGCCTGGGCGCACCGGAGGACGTGATCGGGCTGCCGCTGCTCGAAGGTGGGCTGCGCCTGCTGGACTTCACCGCCTACCGGGGCGAGTTGGCCGAGCCCGAGATCGACAAGATTCCGCCGCTGCTGGCGCTCTCCTCCGGCCGCCTGGCCCGTGGCCTGCTGCGGATCGAGACGGCTGCCGAGGGCACGCCGGACGCGACCGTGGACGCGATCTCCACGCCCGTGGTCGCCGACGGCGCCGTGGCGGGCTCGCTCACCTTCTTCTCCGAGGTCTGAGCTGCGGCCGATGCTGTCCGCTCCGCCGCCCCCGAGGACCACCCCCGGCTCGCCCGTCCCGCCCCGTCGCGCCGACGCCGGCCGGCTGGCCGGCGCTGCCGACCCTCGACGCTCGGCCGCTGTCGTGACGCTGGCCGGGCTCGTGCTGGCCGGGCTCCTGCTGGCCGGGTGCGGGGAGCCGCCGGAGGAGCCGCGCGGTCTGCCCACGCTGGCGCCCACGGCGACACCGAGCGGGTCGGCCACCCCGACGCCGCCGCCCGTCGACGGGCTGCCCGGCGGCGAGCCGCACCGCCCCTCCGCCGATCCGGGGCTGGTCGCGACCGCCTGTCCGGGTGATCCGACAGCACAGCGGATCATCGATCTGGTACGCGGCCGCAGCGGCCTGCTCGCGCGCGACGCGAAGGTCAGCGTCCGCAGCGGCCCGTTGTGCGCCGCCGGTTGGCAGTTCACCATCCTCGACGTGCGCGGATACGAGCCGCTACAGGTGGTCACCCGCGACCAGGGTGGCACGCTGCGCCTGGTCACCGCCGGCACCGACGTGTGCACGGTCGAGGTGCGGGTGGCCGGGCCACCCGGCCTTCAAACGCTGGCCTGCGGCAGTGAGGAGGGCGCCCTCCCGGTGCCGGTTCCCCCGCCGACACCGTCGGTACCCACGCCGTCGACGCCGTCGCCGTTGACGCCCACGCCGTCGGGCTCCTCGCCCGGCCCGGGTGCGTAGGCTGGGCACATGCCGGGAACGCCACCGACGCGCTTCGTCTACCTCGGGCCCGAGGGCACCTTCGCCGAGCAGGCGCTGCGTACGGTGCCCGCCGCCGAGCGGGGCAGCCGCACGCCGGCCCGCAGCGTCGGAGAGGCGCTGGAGGCCGTACGCACCGGCGAGGCGGATGCCGCCCTGGTCCCCCTGGAGAACTCGATCGGCGGCGCGGTCGGGGTGACCCTCGACGAGTTGGCCGAGGGGGAGCCGCTGGTGATCACCCGGGAGGTGATCCTGCCGGTGGAGTTCGTGCTCGGGGCGCGTCCGGCAACCTCGCTGCCGGCCGTACGCACCGTCGCGGCCCACCCCCAGGCGTCCACCCAGTGCCGGGGATGGCTGCGGACGCATCTGCCCGACGCGGTCGTGGTGGACGTGCTCTCCAACGGCGCAGCGGCGGCCGGCGCGGCCAGTGGCGAGTACGACGCGGCGATCTGCGCACCCATCGGCGCGACCCGGCACCGGCTCACCGTGCTGGCGGACAAGATCGCCGATCATCCCGACGCGGTGACCCGCTTCGCGCTGCTGTCCCGGCCCGGCCCGCCTCCGCCGCCCACCGGCGACGACGTGACGTCGCTCGCCGTCTACATCGCGCACGACCGGGTGGGCGCGCTGCTGTCCGTGCTGATGGAACTCGCGGTCCGGGGCGTCAACCTGACCCGGATCGAGTCCCGGCCCACGGGCGAGGCCCTCGGTCGGTACGTCTTCTTCCTCGATTGCACCGGCCACGTGGCCGACGTCCGGCTCGGCGAGGCGTTGCGGGGGCTACGGCGGGTCTGCGCCGAGGTGCGCTTCCTCGGCTCGTACCCCCGGCACCGCTGGGGCGGGATGACCGGGGAACGCCCGCTGCCCACCCCGGCCGGTCTCTCCGACGCCGACTACACCGACGCGGCCGCCTGGCTCGCCCGGCTGCGGGCCGGCGAGTTGGGCTGAGCGGCGGTTGGCCGCCCGGTGCCGTCAGCCCCAGCCCAGTTCGTGCAGCCGCGCGTCGTCGATGCCGAAGTGGTGGGCGATCTCGTGCACCACGGTCACGGCCACCTCGTCGACGACATCGTCGTCGGTGTGGCAGATGCGCAGGATCGGATTGCGGTAGATCAGGATCCGGTCCGGAAGGACGCCCGCGTAGTCCCAGCCCCGGTCGGTCAACGCGTGCCCCTCGTAGAGACCGAGCAGGTCCTCTCCCGGCGGCGGATCATCCTCCACCAGGATCACCACGTTGCTCATCAGCGCCAGCAGTTCCTCCGGAACCTCGTCCAGCGCCTCCCCCACCAACTCCTCGAACCGCTCGCGCCCCATCTCCACCGCCACGCCGCCATTCTTCCCCACCCCACCCGCGATCTTGCACTTCCGGTCTGCCCAGAACGGCGTAAACGCCACATAACGGCGACCAAAAGTGCAAGATCGACGCGGGTTGAGGTGGGGCGCGGGGGTCGCGGGGTGGGTTAGGAGGTCAGGCGGGCGGTGAGGGTGATGTCGGCGCCGGGCGAGAGCAGGCGGGAGATGGGGCAGTTCTGCTTGGCGGTCTCGGCCAGCTTGGCGAACTGCGCCTCGTCGATGCCGGGCACGTCGCCGACCGTGTCCAGCTCGATCCGGGTGACGGTGAAGCCGGCATCGGTCTTGTCGAGGTGCACCTTCGCGGTGGTCTCCACCGAGGTGGGCGTCGCGCCGGCGTCGGCGAGCGCCTTGGAGAAGGCCATCGAGAAGCAGCCGGCGTGCGCGGCGCCGATCAGCTCCTCGGGGTTGGTGCCCTCACCCTCCTCGAACCGGGACTTGAAGGAGTAGTTCCCCTGCAGCCCGCCCTTGCCGGTGCGGATGGTGCCGGAACCCTCGGGGAGGTTGCCCTGCCAGCGTGCGGAAGCGGTACGGATAGGCATGCACCTGACGCTAGTCCACCGGGCGTCGCGAGGCGACCGACCCGCCCCGGCCGCACCCTCAGCGTCCTCGGCACGGCGGGCCTGCTGTGCCATGATTCGACACGATCCACGGGCGCGCCAGCAGGAGAGGGTGACCGATGTGACCCACGACCTCCCCATCCCCCGTCAGGACGACCGCTCCGACGGCACCAGCGTGGTCGAGTGGGGCACGGAGGACGAGTCGCCCGCGACCGGTCGGCTCCGCCGGACGTTCGGCGGTCTCGGCCGCGACCACCGGGTGCCGATGCTGCTGGCCGGGCTCGGCGTGGTGGCGGCGCTGGCCTCACTGCTGGGCGAATGGTCGACGTTCATCATCCCCAACGGCGGTCCCGATCCCGCCACCCCGCTCGAAGTGACCAACGGCGTGTCCGACATCGGGCTGGGCTCCGCCTACCTGATCGGGCTCCTCGCGCTGGGTGCCACGGTTGCCCTCGCGCTGCGCGGCACGGCCGCCGTTCGGGCCAACGCCCGGGTCGCCGGGCTGGCACTCGCCGCCGGCGTGCTCGCGCTGCTCGCGGCGACCGTCTCGTCGCTCGACGACACGCTGCGGCGGAACATGATCTACAACACGGAGCTGACCTTCGACATCGAGTACGGGCGCGGCCTGATCGTCGCCTTTGTCGCCGTCGGGCTGTTCGCCGCGGCGCTCGCCCGCGCCCCGCGCGGGTCCGCCGGTCCGCCCGCCGCCACCGACCTCGCCGGCGCGCCGGACGACGATCCGGCAGCCCCGGACGGATGGCGTCGTCGGTCCCGGAAGCGCCCCGACGGCGAGCCGCCGGACGGGGCACGGCCGCCGGCCGACATCACCGTCACGCCGACGGTTCCCTTCGCCCGCGAGGCGCCACCCGACTGACCCGCGTCGACGGCCGGGTGATCGGGCAGGCCATCTCGGGGGCGTCGCCCGTTGGCACCCGATTCGCCTGGAAGCCATGGTTGCGACCTGTTCTGCGGGGTACGGTTGCTGCCCGCCGTCACGCCGGTCGCCGATCGACGAGGCGAACGGCTGGTCGCGACGGCGGCGGGCGAAGGAGGAACGATGAACCGCCCGGGCCTGCCCAAGCTGATCGCCACCGACCTCGACGGGACGCTCGTCCGCAGCGACGACACCGTCTCGGCCTACACCCACGAGGTCCTCGACCGGGTGCGCGCCGCCGGCATCCCGGTGGTCGGCGCCACCGGTCGCGGTCCCCGGCTGACCGAGCTGACCCGCAACGACATCCGCGCCGCGGACTTCCTCGTGCTGGCCGGCGGTGGCCGGGTGGTCGACCAGAGCGACCCCACCGGGCCGGTGGTGCTGCGTGACGAACGTCTCTCCAGCGAGGTGCTAGCCGTCCTGCTGGCCGATCTGGAGGCCGCGGTCGGCCCGCTGACGATCATGGTCGAGGCGTCGGACGAGCACGACGCCCCGCTCTGGGGCGACTATCACCCCGCCTGGCCCTACCAGGACGCGTTCGAGGTACGCACCCGCGACGAGTGCCTCGCCGGTGACGTGATCAAGGCGTTCGCGCGTACCGCCGATCACCACGTGGACGAGCTGCTGGCCGTCGCCCGACAGATCGTCCCGCCGCACCTGGCCAC
This is a stretch of genomic DNA from Micromonospora sp. WMMD1082. It encodes these proteins:
- a CDS encoding ATP-binding protein, whose translation is MVVPHHASGARTARHRLAAELAEAVSPAVLADLVAVLAELVGNAVRHADPLPGGVVRVAWQLRATPEGSQLRLRVTDGGAACAPRIRPADTDAADGRGLHIVAGLASRWGVERDGLGQSVWADFDPVPDRPALVTAG
- a CDS encoding OsmC family protein; this translates as MPIRTASARWQGNLPEGSGTIRTGKGGLQGNYSFKSRFEEGEGTNPEELIGAAHAGCFSMAFSKALADAGATPTSVETTAKVHLDKTDAGFTVTRIELDTVGDVPGIDEAQFAKLAETAKQNCPISRLLSPGADITLTARLTS
- a CDS encoding DUF5926 family protein, giving the protein MSKRRKNQRAATPSGKRERVRDVFVPRPFEGLTDEPEWIALRELVPAATAPLRLTPALADEYGDRPVTLATVLPMAAPAMSRADGHVLIGLQRHLQSGDVSRDLAESLLCALRTAPGAPVVVPPLPGPGPRLQDILIDGPLEVTLHEGFEFWLVPEAADDPTVQASLERANAAIYPTVGLAAARAAYWCRVPEKAHVRWVLPEGEDAALDALARLGAAGSLTLGEGTKFAGMFRAHGRLAPVWDLPEEAPAGDWEQPVADFAKRYADALAETGPLDAAARRSRQGLLGRQLTLR
- a CDS encoding PAS domain-containing protein — encoded protein: MAHVELSLSEVFAPSAGTSTEPGYDNIGRWSATVSSADEPCLLIDAETRVMAVSTAGCELLRLGAPEDVIGLPLLEGGLRLLDFTAYRGELAEPEIDKIPPLLALSSGRLARGLLRIETAAEGTPDATVDAISTPVVADGAVAGSLTFFSEV
- a CDS encoding HAD hydrolase family protein → MNRPGLPKLIATDLDGTLVRSDDTVSAYTHEVLDRVRAAGIPVVGATGRGPRLTELTRNDIRAADFLVLAGGGRVVDQSDPTGPVVLRDERLSSEVLAVLLADLEAAVGPLTIMVEASDEHDAPLWGDYHPAWPYQDAFEVRTRDECLAGDVIKAFARTADHHVDELLAVARQIVPPHLATLTQAGLGFIEICPPGVDKASGLSVIAQSLGVDPADVLVFGDMPNDLPMFEWAGWGRVAVANAHPSLRAVADDVTLRNDDDGVAVYLDRLLSR
- a CDS encoding metallopeptidase family protein, with product MEMGRERFEELVGEALDEVPEELLALMSNVVILVEDDPPPGEDLLGLYEGHALTDRGWDYAGVLPDRILIYRNPILRICHTDDDVVDEVAVTVVHEIAHHFGIDDARLHELGWG
- a CDS encoding arginine deiminase, producing the protein MTHYVDSEVGRLGTVLLHRPGPELARLTPRNNDSLLFDAIPWVGRAQEEHDAFASALRARGVEVLYLTDLLTETLAVAEARAELTEQVLTSPRLGDTLRARVAAHLTYLDPAALAGVLVAGLAHEELRLGRDRRGGLVYTLMDRHDFIIDPLPNLLFTRDSSLWIGNRVGVTSLAMPARRRETTLTDAIYRHHPRFAGTEFVYRPGLEHLEGGDVLLLAPGVLAVGVGERTTPAGAERLARRVFAARLAHTILVVPIAQERATMHLDTICTMVDVDTVLMYPNVASTLSAYTVIAGTDGEDPRVDGPAPFLRAAADAMDLDRLKVIDTGLDPVTAEREQWDDGNNTLALAPRLCVGYERNVETNAQLERSGIELIPIAGSELGSGRGGPRCMSCPLLREQGGTWVSGG
- the pheA gene encoding prephenate dehydratase, translated to MPGTPPTRFVYLGPEGTFAEQALRTVPAAERGSRTPARSVGEALEAVRTGEADAALVPLENSIGGAVGVTLDELAEGEPLVITREVILPVEFVLGARPATSLPAVRTVAAHPQASTQCRGWLRTHLPDAVVVDVLSNGAAAAGAASGEYDAAICAPIGATRHRLTVLADKIADHPDAVTRFALLSRPGPPPPPTGDDVTSLAVYIAHDRVGALLSVLMELAVRGVNLTRIESRPTGEALGRYVFFLDCTGHVADVRLGEALRGLRRVCAEVRFLGSYPRHRWGGMTGERPLPTPAGLSDADYTDAAAWLARLRAGELG